One Rosa chinensis cultivar Old Blush chromosome 5, RchiOBHm-V2, whole genome shotgun sequence genomic region harbors:
- the LOC112168237 gene encoding 50S ribosomal protein L13, chloroplastic: MAVFSLSASSSSFIFSSSSTCSSSTKPPFPSSSPSSSKTANKTPFIGLSAAQSQKLWIPTTSSLTFSSEGSSRRSFEVHSTKEITRVPLDERWMWEEDEVEGIDIWNKTWYPKAADHVNTEKPWYIVDATDKILGRLASTIAIYIRGKNLATYTPSVDMGAFVIVVNAEKVAVSGKKRNQKLYRRHSGRPGGMTVETFDQLQQRIPERIVEHAVRGMLPKGRLGRALFNHLKVYKGPDHPHEAQKPLDLPIRDKRIQIRR, from the exons ATGGCTGTATTTTCACTCTCAGCTTCATCCTCTTCCTTCATCTTCTCATCCTCCTCTACTTGTTCCTCTTCAACCAAACCCCCTTTTCCAtcttcctctccttcttcttcaaagaccgctaacaaaacccccTTCATTGGGCTCTCTGCGGCCCAATCCCAAAAGCTTTGGATTCCCACCACAAGCTCTCTTACTTTTAGCAGTGAAGGCAGTTCGAGACGGAGCTTTGAGGTTCACAGCACAAAGGAAATTACCCGCGTGCCCTTGGATGAACGCTGGATGTGGGAGGAGGACGAAGTCGAAGGCATT GATATTTGGAATAAGACATGGTACCCAAAAGCTGCAGATCATGTGAATACTGAGAAACCATGGTATATTGTTGATGCCACAGACAAGATTCTTGGAAGACTAGCATCCACAATCGCCATTTACATCCGCGGCAAAAATCTGGCAACCTATACACCCAGTGTTGACATGGGGGCATTTGTCATTGTG GTAAATGCAGAAAAGGTTGCTGTATCTGGcaagaaaagaaaccaaaagCTCTATAGAAGGCATTCTGGACGACCAGGTGGTATGACAGTGGAAACATTTGACCAGTTACAGCAGAGAATACCAGAGAGAATTGTTGAACATGCTGTTCGTGGAATGCTTCCAAAGGGGAGG CTTGGTAGGGCACTTTTCAACCACCTGAAGGTTTACAAGGGCCCAGACCACCCACATGAAGCCCAGAAGCCATTGGATCTGCCTATAAGGGACAAGAGAATACAGATACGAAGATAG
- the LOC112203459 gene encoding kunitz type trypsin inhibitor 104-like, with the protein MATINHTSPVLDTSGKALKSGIDYYIKPASTYKGGALTLINREPYLCPLYVGQGNVSGWPFQFKPFFDGETVVRESRDQMIISRVSTHCRWLNSWSIEKANPEDQGKLIAMQEPARGKLPNGKYFRITRSQPEVDGKSYILRWCPTDMCPNCTFADCGNIGSLDSNGGKRFLALNGSALPVVFERA; encoded by the coding sequence ATGGCAACCATAAACCACACATCTCCGGTGCTCGATACGTCTGGGAAGGCACTTAAATCCGGCATAGATTACTACATCAAACCCGCCAGTACTTACAAAGGTGGTGCTTTAACTCTAATAAACCGGGAGCCATATTTATGTCCACTCTACGTTGGCCAAGGAAATGTCTCGGGCTGGCCTTTTCAGTTCAAGCCATTTTTCGACGGAGAAACAGTGGTGAGGGAGAGTAGGGATCAAATGATTATATCCCGTGTCTCTACACATTGCAGGTGGTTAAATTCATGGTCGATTGAAAAAGCTAACCCAGAGGACCAAGGGAAATTAATTGCTATGCAAGAACCTGCAAGAGGAAAACTGCCAAATGGTAAATACTTTAGGATTACTAGATCACAGCCGGAGGTGGATGGTAAAAGCTACATTCTGAGATGGTGTCCCACCGATATGTGTCCTAATTGTACATTCGCTGATTGTGGAAATATTGGTTCTTTAGATTCGAATGGAGGGAAGAGGTTCTTGGCTTTGAATGGTTCTGCGCTTCCGGTTGTGTTTGAGAGGGCTTAA
- the LOC112167837 gene encoding LOW QUALITY PROTEIN: protein trichome birefringence-like 42 (The sequence of the model RefSeq protein was modified relative to this genomic sequence to represent the inferred CDS: substituted 1 base at 1 genomic stop codon) produces the protein MAFPHKGAHMMHQTNSLFSFSFANSSRQQFTESEMAFSCFHLLPLVLLPLTLNQVVNGNPVFDDGDPVLDYAERAGVLMKQQSSHGCNFFQGSWVADDEYPLYNASSCPFIGFNCIKNGRPDKQYFKYRWKPTGCDWQRFNGLDFMERYRGKNIMFVGDSLSNNMWQSLTCMLHVAAPNSNYTLTQAGLLSTFYLTEYALSVMFLKNGFIVDLAYEKIGKVLKLDSISTGNLWKGLDMLIFTTYHWWTHSGHSQTWDYFQVGQKMVKEMDHMEAYKIALTTWANWVDSNIDFSKTKVFFQGVAAVHIDGKEWKEPKARSCRGQTQPLLGTSYPGPTHPGEAIVKSVLSTVANPIYLLDITLLTQLRKDGHPSIYAGLGPKFVDCSHWCLPGAPDAWNELLXAALL, from the exons ATGGCGTTTCCTCATAAAGGAGCACACATGATGCACCAAACTAATTCCCTATTCAGTTTCAGTTTTGCCAATTCCAGCAGGCAGCAGTTCACAGAATCTGAAATGGCATTCTCGTGCTTTCACCTTCTTCCGCTAGTACTACTGCCATTGACACTAAACCAAGTAGTGAATGGGAATCCAGTTTTTGATGATGGAGATCCAGTTCTCGATTATGCAGAACGAGCTGGAGTACTGATGAAGCAGCAGTCATCACATGGCTGCAATTTTTTTCAAGGGAGTTGGGTTGCTGACGATGAATACCCACTTTACAATGCTTCAAGCTGTCCATTCATTGGATTCAATTGCATAAAGAATGGTAGACCTGATAAACAGTACTTCAAGTATAGATGGAAGCCTACTGGTTGtg ACTGGCAAAGATTCAATGGCCTGGATTTCATGGAAAGATACAGAGGGAAAAATATCATGTTTGTGGGAGACTCCCTAAGTAACAATATGTGGCAGTCCCTTACATGCATGCTACATGTTGCAGCCCCAAACTCCAATTACACCTTAACCCAAGCAGGGTTGCTTTCCACATTTTACCTCACG GAATATGCACTGTCGGTTATGTTTTTGAAAAATGGGTTCATAGTGGACTTGGCTTATGAAAAAATAGGCAAAGTCCTAAAACTTGACTCCATCAGCACCGGCAACCTATGGAAAGGATTAGACATGTTGATCTTCACCACATATCACTGGTGGACTCATTCCGGCCATTCTCAGAC ATGGGACTACTTTCAAGTGGGACAAAAGATGGTGAAAGAAATGGATCACATGGAGGCGTACAAGATTGCATTAACAACTTGGGCTAATTGGGTTGATTCCAACATTGATTTTTCAAAGACCAAAGTCTTTTTTCAAGGGGTTGCTGCAGTTCATATTGA TGGAAAGGAATGGAAGGAACCAAAAGCAAGAAGTTGCAGAGGACAAACCCAACCACTGCTGGGAACTAGTTATCCAGGCCCAACTCATCCAGGAGAAGCAATTGTGAAGAGTGTATTGAGTACAGTGGCAAATCCAATCTACTTGCTTGACATTACATTGCTCACACAGCTAAGAAAAGATGGGCACCCTTCAATTTATGCCGGCCTTGGTCCCAAATTTGTGGACTGCAGTCACTGGTGTCTTCCTGGTGCTCCTGATGCTTGGAATGAACTTCTATAAGCAGCTTTGCTCTAG